A window from Malassezia restricta chromosome I, complete sequence encodes these proteins:
- a CDS encoding cysteinyl-tRNA synthetase, which translates to MSSASEDRVWKMPEPKEPAPQLHVYNSLTRSKELFVPQRGRLVTWYNCGPTVYDASHMGHARNYVAQDVIRRIMRDYLGYDVHFVMNVTDIDDKIIVRGRQEYLLQQFQAQHPHLTPALLNIVQTAWSQFFSHTLMPLTPPAPSHEEASDPQAAERSRAGEGGWEQIVRMAQDPKWREEAAQRMPKFHMWFATLQASRDAQVAAAVSLGAGDASEAQARALISASSDVLSEHLDGTLAHTVNDPAIFRKLAAYWEAAFFQDMKRLHVEPPSMLTRVSEYVPEIVQFIERIIENGFAYVDDAASESKNVWFATSHFDGGACGAEHHTYAKLAPWSKGNSELLEEGEGSLAAKGKRHAADFALWKRAKPGEPSWPSPWGPGRPGWHIECSVMASQVLGKQIDIHSGGIDLTFPHHDNELAQSEAFHGCTQWINYFLHTGHLHIEGLKMSKSLKNFISIDEALKRYTARQLRLAFLMHPWHAKMDFRESSMAEVRSVETTLNNFFSVVTALERESRAKGEAFSDGQHHYGPGAQHLNAALQDTQAAFRLAMCDNFDTPRGIEVLLELVSRANVYERGTSRDDLNVCVLVNVSQYVARMLRMLGLGEGPTREGDLSWGTVAAKDGAVDRNEVVAPFVRVLSSFRDRVRQLARSNASGADLLQLADTIRDVELADLGVALDDQENGQALFKFVPAEQLRAQRAEKERMIAEKAARKAAAAEAARVKRREQLERGRIAPQDMFRAPHTNQYTAWDQQGIPTQDEQGEALGKKRRKNLEKEYERQLKLHADYLAAREANEID; encoded by the coding sequence ATGTCAAGTGCTTCAGAAGATCGCGTGTGGAAGATGCCTGAGCCGAAGGAGCCAGCACCTCAGTTGCACGTGTACAACAGTCTGACGCGGTCCAAGGAGCTTTTTGTGCCGCAGCGTGGACGTCTTGTGACGTGGTACAATTGTGGTCCCACCGTATATGATGCAAGCCATATGGGACACGCACGAAACTATGTTGCACAGGACGTCATCCGACGCATTATGCGCGACTACCTCGGCTATGACGTCCACTTCGTGATGAATGTGACTGATATTGACGACAAGATCATTGTGCGCGGCCGCCAAGAGTACCTGTTGCAGCAGTTCCAAGCACAGCATCCCCACCTTACGCCGGCCCTGTTGAATATTGTGCAAACGGCGTGGTCGCAATTTTTTTCCCATACGCTAATGCCGCTCACCCCACCAGCCCCGTCTCACGAGGAGGCCTCTGATCCTCAAGCTGCAGAGCGAAGTCGTGCTGGCGAGGGCGGCTGGGAACAGATCGTGCGGATGGCTCAAGATCCCAAATGGCGCGAAgaggcggcacagcgcatGCCCAAGTTCCACATGTGGTTCGCTACGTTGCAAGCATCACGCGATGCCCAAGTGGCGGCTGCTGTCTCATTGGGCGCGGGCGACGCATCTGAGGCACAGGCAAGGGCCCTAAtcagcgcatcaagcgaTGTGCTGAGCGAACACCTCGATGGCACGCTGGCACATACCGTGAATGATCCAGCTATTTTCCGCAAGCTCGCTGCGTACTGGGAAGCGGCCTTTTTCCAGGACATGAAGCGACTGCATGTCGAGCCGCCATCGATGCTAACACGTGTGAGTGAGTACGTTCCAGAGATTGTACAGTTCATTGAACGCATCATCGAGAACGGTTTTGCGTACGTCGATGACGCCGCATCCGAAAGCAAGAATGTGTGGTTTGCCACGTCACACTTCGACGGCGGTGCCTGTGGTGCTGAGCACCACACGTATGCAAAACTTGCGCCGTGGAGTAAGGGCAACAGCGAGCTCTTAGAGGAAGGCGAGGGTTCCTTGGCTGCGAAGGGCAAGCGCCATGCCGCAGACTTTGCGTTATGGAAGCGTGCCAAACCTGGCGAGCCATCGTGGCCGTCACCGTGGGGTCCGGGACGTCCTGGCTGGCACATTGAATGCAGTGTGATGGCGTCGCAGGTGCTCGGTAAGCAAATTGACATCCATTCGGGTGGGATTGATCTCACCTTCCCCCACCATGATAACGAGCTCGCACAGAGTGAGGCGTTCCATGGCTGCACACAGTGGATCAACTATTTCTTACACACGGGACACCTGCATATCGAGGGTCTCAAGATGAGCAAGAGTCTCAAGAACTTTATTAGCATTGACGAGGCATTGAAGCGCTACACAGCTCGtcagctgcgcctcgctTTTTTGATGCACCCATGGCACGCCAAAATGGACTTTCGCGAGTCAAGCATGGCCGAGGTCCGCTCGGTTGAAACGACGCTCAACAACTTTTTTAGCGTTGTTACGGCGCTTGAGCGCGAGTCTCGTGCTAAGGGCGAGGCTTTCAGTGATGGCCAGCATCATTATGGCCCAGGCGCTCAGCATTTGAACGCCGCACTGCAAGACACACAGGCAGCTTTCCGTTTGGCCATGTGTGACAACTTTGATACGCCACGCGGTATTGAGGtgctcctcgagcttgtGTCGCGTGCCAATGTGtacgagcgcggcacgtcgcgtgaTGACCTGAACGTGTGTGTGCTTGTGAATGTGTCGCAATATGTAGCGCGCATGCTCCGCATGTTGGGTCTCGGCGAGGGACCGACGCGTGAAGGCGATCTAAGCTGGGGCACAGTAGCTGCGAAAGATGGCGCTGTGGACCGCAATGAAGTCGTCGCTCCATTTGTACGCGTGCTGTCGTCGTTCCGCGATCGCGTTCGTCAGTTGGCACGCTCGAATGCATCAGGTGCAGACCTGCTCCAACTCGCTGATACCATCCGTGACGTGGAGCTGGCCGATTTGGGCGTGGCTCTCGATGACCAGGAAAATGGCCAGGCTCTATTCAAGTTCGTGCctgctgagcagctgcgcgcaCAGCGGGCCGAAAAGGAGCGCATGATCGCAGAAAAGGCTGCGCGGAAAGCTGCGGCTGCTGAGGCTGCGCGAGTCAAGCGGCGTGAACAGCTGGAGCGTGGACGTATCGCCCCACAAGACATGTTCCGCGCACCGCACACGAACCAATACACCGCATGGGATCAACAGGGTATACCCACGCAGGATGAGCAAGGTGAAGCACTGGGCAAGAAACGGCGTAAGAATCTAGAAAAAGAATATGAACGCCAACTGAAGCTGCATGCTGACTATCTTGCCGCGAGGGAGGCGAACGAAATTGACTAG
- a CDS encoding inositol polyphosphate phosphatase — protein sequence MGSKAPDLPKRPLPSPEPHRHAVHELGSPPRHHLAQPKPIPAQSAQLHSSADAYRSFQTPPPQQMHMVSHVPMSSGLSGGASPQRLSPMPQPTSVSVPKVSLPSASPPGITSPHHIEMPPRPTMMPTQQMASQLKPQVTSPHDIPRLLQPPIDVPTHHTPDVKYPQAYTSPNSAGLSPNIHAFSGSAAVASVPLTEATPSISSAHSAERGDPAASSEEEDDMTNELGDLHLTSHDLPDMSYVNRVPPALDPPRSVPFSTPITTGALFGEKLVVASQDKIRVLVVRRGAQFHTDTPEQSSEVIVPQTAEHYAWLDSPSNLSPTSRDLRATTLAFCPSVQVGNELVPEGRIVWYGTPTGHIGELDTLTGKITALRINVHKSPICHVARIGKAMVCIDESGKISTWVPRLSPLHLPSTTPETIRITIPKNTYCSVEGSLLWLCTPTLVTKSAPKHTQKVLSVRCFSPVSDTRPFNVMSQAGQWPMSGPDGGGAVTCSASLPTTPGLVYFGHESGHISVWNEQGECLEHILVSSSPIMSMTGVLNAIWSGTRDGRMIVHLANSQHLRMVKLWQAHRDNIFSLLFDGYSINTQAPEIMACSLSTDNYATFWDATLSKDWINAEVSSKADLYSTSSSLRALVMSFNLDAAAPADLFGMVDNMDLFQRILRSSCSTTQNPDGSSFQVPPDVIVFSFQELVDLEDKRQTAKRFLLGGSKQRRGTGKESAEERERLPSRYRAWLDKLVAYVRLVMPPESPFSVLLTENLVGLFTCIFVRSDLLPRIRLPGSYAVKTGLGGRYGNKGALLTRFVLDDTSLCFINCHLAAGQRNVRRRNLDVADILQSSNQTLTSNDLAFALGSDGSMAMDHEICLLAGDLNYRLDLSRDTAMTLIEQNRFSDLFAADQLQLEIRSNPQFGLRHFLEAPICFAPTYKFNRLTNDYDSSDKARVPAYCDRILYRSRTGNMVQCTSYKRWDATVSDHRPVSATFSMRVKSIDRNAWKLVADRSVAEFLHYRAQLLRTTSEYFHCI from the coding sequence ATGGGGTCCAAGGCACCTGATCTGCCGAAGAGGCCACTTCCATCACCTGAACCACACAGACATGCTGTTCATGAGCTAGGATCACCTCCCAGGCATCACTTGGCCCAACCTAAGCCTATACCAGCTCAGTCGGCTCAGCTACACTCGTCCGCCGATGCGTACAGGTCATTTCAAACCCCGCCGCCTCAGCAGATGCACATGGTATCTCATGTCCCGATGAGCAGTGGTCTTAGTGGCGGTGCTTCGCCTCAACGCCTGTCACCTATGCCTCAGCCAACGTCCGTCTCCGTACCCAAGGTGTCACTCCCATCTGCATCGCCACCGGGCATCACGTCGCCGCACCATATCGAAATGCCGCCTAGGCCTACCATGATGCCAACACAACAAATGGCTTCTCAGCTCAAACCACAAGTGACATCTCCCCACGACATTCCGCGCCTACTCCAGCCTCCTATTGACGTTCCAACTCACCATACGCCCGATGTGAAGTACCCACAAGCATACACATCACCCAACTCCGCGGGTTTGTCGCCCAACATTCATGCTTTTTCCGGGAGCGCAGCTGTAGCTAGTGTCCCCTTGACAGAGGCGACACCCTCGATATCCTCAGCGCACTCGGCAGAGAGAGGTGATCCTGCTGCCAGCagtgaagaagaggatgacATGACGAATGAATTGGGAGATCTGCATTTGACATCGCACGACCTACCTGATATGTCTTACGTGAATCGCGTGCCACCTGCGTTGGATCCACCGCGAAGCGTGCCGTTTAGCACACCCATTACCACAGGCGCTCTATTTGGCGAAAAACTCGTCGTTGCGTCGCAGGATAAAATTCGTGTACTTGTCGTACGTCGGGGAGCACAATTCCACACAGATACACCTGAACAGAGCTCGGAAGTTATCGTGCCTCAGACGGCTGAACACTATGCATGGCTGGATAGTCCCTCGAACCTGTCACCTACCTCGCGTGACTTGCGTGCTACCACGCTGGCTTTCTGTCCGTCTGTTCAAGTCGGCAATGAACTGGTACCTGAGGGACGCATAGTATGGTACGGCACTCCTACAGGGCACATCGGTGAGCTTGACACGCTGACAGGCAAGATTACTGCGCTGCGTATCAATGTACACAAGTCACCTATCTGTCATGTTGCCCGCATTGGCAAGGCGATGGTGTGTATTGATGAAAGTGGCAAAATATCTACGTGGGTACCCCGGCTGTCTCCGCTACATTTACCGTCCACAACGCCGGAAACGATTCGCATCACCATACCGAAGAACACGTATTGCTCTGTCGAGGGCAGCCTACTTTGGCTGTGCACCCCTACCTTGGTCACAAAGTCGGCGCCGAAGCATACACAAAAAGTCCTATCTGTGCGATGCTTCAGTCCTGTGTCAGACACACGCCCATTCAATGTCATGTCGCAGGCCGGCCAGTGGCCCATGTCTGGGCCTGACGGAGGGGGCGCTGTAACCTGCTCCGCTTCTCTGCCAACGACACCTGGTCTTGTTTATTTTGGACACGAGTCGGGACACATCAGTGTTTGGAATGAACAGGGCGAATGCCTTGAACACATTTTGGTATCATCATCCCCCATCATGTCGATGACTGGTGTATTAAACGCCATTTGGTCTGGCACACGCGATGGACGCATGATTGTGCATTTGGCCAACTCGCAACACTTGCGAATGGTTAAATTATGgcaagcgcatcgcgaTAACATTTTTTCCTTGCTCTTTGACGGTTACAGCATCAATACTCAGGCGCCCGAAATCATGGCGTGTAGTCTGAGTACAGACAATTATGCTACCTTCTGGGATGCTACACTATCAAAGGACTGGATCAATGCCGAAGTAAGCAGCAAGGCTGATCTTTACTCAACATCCTCGTCGCTTCGTGCTCTTGTGATGTCATTTAACCTCGACGCAGCAGCCCCAGCTGACTTATTTGGTATGGTCGACAATATGGATTTATTCCAGCGTATTTTACGCTCATCTTGCTCTACGACACAAAATCCTGACGGATCCAGCTTTCAGGTACCTCCTGATGTAATTGTGTTCTCGTTTCAGGAGCTTGTGGATCTCGAAGACAAGCGCCAGACTGCGAAACGATTCCTCCTCGGTGGGAGCAAACAGCGACGAGGTACAGGAAAGGAATCAGCGGAAGAGCGCGAGCGGCTTCCGAGTCGATAtcgcgcatggctcgataAACTTGTGGCTTACGTGCGCCTTGTCATGCCGCCTGAATCACCTTTCAGTGTTTTGCTGACAGAGAACCTGGTGGGCCTATTTACATGCATTTTTGTTCGATCAGACTTGCTTCCGCGTATCCGACTTCCAGGAAGTTATGCCGTTAAGACCGGTCTGGGCGGTCGATACGGTAATAAGGGCGCGTTACTCACGCGTTTTGTACTGGATGACACAAGCTTGTGCTTCATCAATTGTCATCTGGCTGCTGGCCAGCGCAATGTGAGGCGGCGCAATTTGGATGTCGCTGATATTTTACAGTCATCCAATCAAACGCTGACGTCCAACGATCTTGCGTTTGCGCTGGGCAGCGATGGATCCATGGCCATGGATCACGAAATTTGTCTGCTTGCTGGTGACTTGAATTACCGCCTTGATCTTAGTCGTGATACGGCTATGACTCTGATCGAGCAGAATCGCTTTAGTGATCTATTTGCGGCGGATCAATTGCAACTTGAAATTCGATCCAATCCGCAGTTTGGTTTGCGCCACTTTCTTGAAGCACCCATCTGCTTCGCCCCCACATACAAGTTCAATCGGCTCACAAATGACTATGACTCGTCTGACAAGGCCCGTGTTCCCGCGTACTGCGATCGAATTCTGTATCGCTCTCGTACGGGCAATATGGTACAGTGCACGTCCTACAAACGCTGGGACGCTACGGTGTCAGACCATC
- a CDS encoding vacuolar protein sorting-associated protein 33, which translates to MVAVPADGAGDSSGWDGIDVVPLVQLAQNQLESILRLMPDSKTLFIDPTLAGPLGLMADLAALRQRGVERMFWMEETPASVTAVHIHASTKHLLYLCRPDTRWLRTILAHYTADKAEGDLQHEYTVAFVPHRTEPCVQFLRTHHCLDSIQLLDLGLEFSVLSQDVLSLEDPFAWPRIFLQGDHTSLFHAAQALITLQRMWGLFPRIVGKGDWANRLCDLLVRQRQEALVSDEDPAALKTPAPDIDALIVLDRMVDLATPMLTQLTYEGLIDEVMGMSSGFLEVDASWVGAAQSAGTGAHRKIRLNGAQDALFDSVRDDNFAVVGEKLHAAAKQLSSDYEGRHQANTVQELRAFVNRLGTLQSGHSSLRLHTCITEHLLQTTNTDHFHFLLEVQQNLVAGAPIAPLLQAIDELVDLGAPFLDIIRVACLASYIHGGLKATWLDSFRTTVVHAFGSVCLPQLIALERMRILYPAPPSSVKVPRVSKFTNVLKPLRLIDDDVNERAPSDVGYVYSGYAPLSVRLVQTICQHEQTLRERQKNPHVYPQAARIAGWHGVDETVLQLPGATFDFIPTDMIEAPPMADDKIRTTVIFFVGGVTYAEIAALRLMSRQQRTRRFLIATTSIMNGNKMLKDLYV; encoded by the coding sequence ATGGTCGCGGTGCCTGCCGATGGTGCGGGTGACAGCTCCGGATGGGACGGTATCGATGTGGTACCGCTCGTCCAGCTAGCTCAAAATCAGCTGGAGAGCATTCTACGATTGATGCCTGATTCCAAGACCCTGTTCATTGATCCGACATTAGCCGGACCCCTAGGTTTGATGGCGGATCTGGCCGCCCTACGGCAGCGTGGAGTAGAGCGCATGTTCTGGATGGAAGAGACACCAGCATCCGTCACAGCTGTACATATTCATGCGTCTACGAAACATCTTTTGTACCTATGCCGACCAGATACGCGGTGGCTGCGCACCATCCTTGCTCATTATACAGCAGATAAGGCCGAGGGCGACTTACAACATGAGTACACGGTGGCCTTCGTTCCACATCGCACGGAGCCGTGTGTACAATTTCTACGCACACATCACTGTCTCGATTCGATCCAGCTACTTGATTTGGGACTCGAGTTCTCGGTGCTGTCGCAAGACGTTCTGAGCCTGGAAGATCCATTCGCGTGGCCACGGATCTTTCTGCAAGGCGATCACACTTCGCTGTTCCatgcagcacaggcacTCATAACTCTTCAGCGTATGTGGGGCCTATTTCCGCGTATCGTTGGAAAGGGAGATTGGGCGAATCGACTGTGTGACCTGCTCGTCCGACAGCGTCAGGAAGCGCTTGTCTCGGATGAAGATCCAGCTGCGCTCAAAACGCCTGCACCGGATATAGATGCTCTCATTGTGTTGGATCGTATGGTGGATCTTGCAACACCCATGCTGACACAGCTCACGTACGAGGGCCTGATCGACGAAGTGATGGGCATGTCGAGTGGATTTTTGGAGGTCGATGCCTCATGGGTCGGTGCTGCACAGTCCGCTGGCACTGGCGCTCACCGCAAGATTCGCTTAAATGGCGCCCAAGATGCACTTTTTGACTCCGTTCGTGATGACAATTTTGCCGTTGTAGGAGAGAAACTACATGCGGCTGCCAAGCAGCTCAGCAGCGATTATGAAGGACGGCATCAAGCCAACACGGTGCAAGAGTTGCGTGCGTTTGTCAATCGCCTAGGCACGTTGCAGAGTGGACACTCTAGTCTTCGGCTACACACTTGCATTACAGAGCACCTTTTACAAACCACCAACACGGACCACTTTCACTTTCTACTCGAGGTGCAGCAGAACTTGGTGGCTGGCGCACCCATAGCTCCGCTGCTGCAAGCGATCGACGAGTTAGTGGATCTGGGTGCGCCATTTTTAGATATAATTCGCGTGGCTTGCCTAGCTTCGTACATCCACGGCGGTCTCAAGGCAACCTGGCTCGACTCTTTCCGAACGACTGTCGTGCACGCCTTCGGCTCCGTATGCCTTCCCCAGCTGATTGCACTAGAACGCATGCGAATCTTGTATCCAGCACCTCCTTCGTCTGTCAAGGTACCTCGGGTAAGTAAATTCACAAATGTCCTCAAACCGCTGCGGCTTATTGACGACGATGTGAATGAACGTGCACCAAGTGATGTCGGCTACGTGTACAGTGGTTATGCTCCACTTTCCGTACGACTGGTCCAAACTATCTGCCAGCATGAACAGACACTTCGTGAGCGGCAGAAGAATCCCCATGTATACCCACAAGCTGCGCGGATCGCTGGCTGGCATGGTGTCGATGAAACCGTGTTGCAATTACCAGGCGCGACTTTTGACTTTATACCAACAGACATGATCGAGGCACCACCTATGGCCGACGACAAGATCCGAACGACCGTGATCTTTTTTGTGGGTGGCGTCACATATGCAGAGATTGCTGCATTGCGTCTCATGTCACGACAGCaacgcacgcgccgctttTTGATCGCTACAACATCTATCATGAATGGGAATAAAATGCTCAAAGACTTGTACGTCTAG
- a CDS encoding component of cytosolic iron-sulfur protein assembly: protein MNFGSTELENANPIVYDIRAPTLRGPSYSDSPDSWWKCDGLRPNSTLFTDAQEEWEEQEEGEPIDAREVFDLVRSVTDPEHPLTLEQLAVVNEEHITVDTGNENTSPSVVLEFTPTIPHCSMATLIGLSLRVRLLRALPTHYKLGVLIRPGTHQSAGTINKQLSDKERVAAAVENKYLMGVIQGCLSTAGLRGVPA from the coding sequence ATGAACTTCGGCTCGACTGAGCTGGAGAATGCCAATCCGATTGTGTATGATATTCGTGCGCCCACGTTGCGTGGACCGAGCTACTCAGACTCGCCTGATTCTTGGTGGAAATGCGATGGCCTTAGACCCAATTCAACCCTTTTTACCGATGCGCAGGAAGAATGGGAGGAACAGGAAGAGGGTGAGCCTATTGATGCCCGCGAAGTGTTTGACCTCGTGCGTTCAGTCACGGACCCGGAGCATCCGCTCACACTCGAACAACTAGCTGTGGTGAATGAAGAGCATATCACCGTTGATACGGGGAACGAGAATACCTCGCCCTCGGTTGTACTAGAATTTACGCCGACAATCCCGCACTGCAGCATGGCCACACTTATCGGCCTCTCGCTTCGTGTTCGGCTTCTTCGTGCTCTACCAACGCACTACAAGCTAGGTGTCTTGATACGCCCTGGAACGCACCAGTCGGCGGGCACTATCAACAAGCAGCTCAGCGACAAGGAACGTGTGGCGGCCGCGGTAGAAAACAAGTACCTCATGGGCGTCATTCAAGGTTGTCTTTCTACGGCAGGACTCCGCGGCGTACCCGCATAA
- a CDS encoding protein N-lysine methyltransferase METTL21A produces MSATLSLFGVHEDDLPMSPDLEPTEDIVPEQIPSILDQRACIVYSTAPDVEPRVVSTRDLESDTQAQQEYRIHLRLDMTNGCGGKIWPAAEVLGAYIASMPSRYAPHATDLALAQHPWRGKTVVELGSGTGLIGFLVAKIGVGCKTWITDQVPMLPLMEENVTLNPDMVDACHVAELNWGETIPENVPSKPDVILLADCVYREEAFQPLVDTLCMLSTPSTEILFCYHKRRRADKRFFQLLKHHFTYENVNDDDERRRRAYQTSGTFLMRFTKRA; encoded by the coding sequence ATGTCGGCGACCTTGAGTTTATTTGGCGTGCATGAAGATGACCTGCCTATGTCGCCAGACTTAGAGCCCACAGAAGATATTGTGCCTGAGCAGATCCCTTCCATTTTGGATCAGCGCGCATGCATTGTGTACTCAACAGCACCGGACGTGGAGCCACGTGTTGTGTCTACCAGAGACCTTGAAAGCGATACCCAGGCGCAACAGGAATACCGCATACATCTTCGGCTTGATATGACGAACGGGTGCGGTGGTAAGATTTGGCCGGCTGCAGAGGTGCTCGGTGCATACATTGCCTCAATGCCTTCGCGGTATGCGCCCCATGCAACCGACTTGGCCTTAGCGCAGCATCCATGGCGGGGCAAGACAGTCGTGGAGCTAGGAAGTGGAACGGGTCTTATAGGGTTCCTGGTTGCCAAGATTGGTGTAGGCTGCAAGACATGGATTACCGACCAAGTGCCGATGCTGCCGCTGATGGAAGAGAACGTGACGCTGAACCCTGACATGGTGGatgcatgccatgtcgctgaGCTCAATTGGGGCGAAACAATACCGGAGAATGTTCCATCCAAGCCTGATGTGATCCTGCTCGCTGACTGCGTCTATCGGGAAGAGGCATTTCAGCCGCTGGTTGATACGTTGTGCATGTTGTCGACACCTAGCACCGAGATCCTTTTTTGCTATCACAaacggcgtcgtgcagaCAAGCGCTTTTTCCAGCTACTAAAGCATCATTTCACCTATGAAAACGTGaatgatgatgacgagcggcgccgacgagcaTACCAGACTAGCGGGACGTTCCTTATGCGGTTTACCAAGCGTGCCTAG